One window of the Dendropsophus ebraccatus isolate aDenEbr1 chromosome 12, aDenEbr1.pat, whole genome shotgun sequence genome contains the following:
- the LOC138770064 gene encoding sodium-dependent neutral amino acid transporter B(0)AT2-like: protein MEKSLNVLEGSVAGESSRDLLPEPTSRPAWGSKVQYILAQVGFSVGLGNVWRFPYLCHQNGGGAFLLLYFLLLLIIGIPLFFLELAAGQSIRQGSIGVWKHIHPRLAGIGFASCVVCSFVALYYNVIIGWSLFYMFNSFQYPLPWENCPTLVNQTLKDAECVKSSPTTYFWYKKALDVTDSIGASEMNGPMTGCLVLAWVLVCGGMIKGIKSSGKVMYFSSIFPYVVLFCFLIRGLLLDGALDGIRIMFTPKLEIWGDIQVWRQAATQVFFALGLGFGSVIAYSSYNDRGNNCHFDAILVSFINFMTSILATLVVFAVLGFRANDIAKHCVMENLEKIKTLVEVGTLSPSLLHNMTNEEYSDWYTREDAVVNLTLYNITNCRAEDEMNKGVEGTGLAFIAFTEAMTRFPASPFWSLLFFLMLLNLGLSTMFGTMQGIITPLLDNFTCLRKRKTIFTIVCCIIGLLIGLIFVQRSGSYFVSMFDDYSATLPLIIVVIFENVAVAWVYGTDRFMDDIQVMLGYRPCGLYKYMWQYFSILAMIGLLLASLIRMCIAHPTYQAWNMEEAAEEKLEYPPWALAMLISLIVLAAFPIPAVFLKQTMQDWLQNRRSKAYGQCEYSQGCTVDEVLEPIEDGIPRRPNGYLHVEMEDLAESGKLLTDEEDNDNVAA, encoded by the exons aTGGAAAAATCCCTTAATGTCTTAGAGGGCAGCGTCGCAGGGGAGTCCAGCCGTGATCTGCTACCGGAACCCACCTCCCGCCCCGCCTGGGGCAGTAAAGTGCAGTACATCCTCGCCCAGGTTGGCTTCTCTGTCGGTCTTGGAAATGTCTGGCGGTTTCCATATCTGTGTCACCAGAATGGGGGAG GTGCCTTCTTGTTACTGTACTTTCTGTTACTTCTCATCATCGGCATCCCCCTATTCTTCTTAGAACTGGCTGCTGGGCAGAGTATTAGGCAGGGAAGCATTGGGGTCTGGAAGCACATCCACCCACGATTAGCTGGGATTGGCTTTGCTAGTTGTGTG GTGTGTTCCTTTGTGGCACTTTACTATAATGTCATCATCGGGTGGagtctgttttacatgttcaacTCCTTCCAGTACCCACTGCCATGGGAAAACTGCCCCACCCTGGTCAACCAGACACTAAAAG ACGCAGAGTGCGTCAAGAGTTCACCCACTACATACTTCTGGTACAAGAAGGCTTTAGATGTCACCGACTCCATTGGGGCTTCCGAGATGAACGGGCCAATGACTGGATGCCTGGTCCTTGCCTGGGTTCTTGTGTGTGGAGGAATGATCAAAGGAATTAAGTCTTCTGGAAAA GTGATGTATTTCAGCTCAATTTTTCCCTACGTTGTCCTGTTCTGTTTTCTCATACGTGGACTTCTACTGGACGGTGCTCTGGATGGGATCCGAATCATGTTTACACCAAAG CTGGAAATCTGGGGAGACATACAGGTTTGGCGACAGGCAGCTACCCAGGTTTTCTTTGCTTTAGGCCTCGGATTTGGAAGCGTGATCGCCTACTCCAGTTACAACGATCGCGGCAATAACTGCCACTTTGATGCCATTCTGGTGTCATTTATCAACTTCATGACCTCTATACTGGCAACACTGGTGGTTTTCGCTGTCCTGGGATTTCGTGCCAATGACATTGCAAAGCACTGCGTTATGGA AAACCTGGAGAAGATAAAGACTTTGGTTGAGGTAGGCACTTTGTCCCCTTCATTGCTGCACAACATGACCAATGAAGAGTACAGCGACTGGTACACAAGGGAGGATGCTGTGGTTAACCTGACACTGTATAATATTACGAATTGCCGGGCAGAAGATGAGATGAACAAG GGTGTGGAAGGGACAGGGTTGGCATTCATCGCCTTCACGGAAGCAATGACTCGTTTCCCTGCTTCCCCATTTTggtctttattatttttcctCATGTTACTGAATTTGGGTCTCAGCACTATGTTCGGAACCATGCAAGGAATAATCACCCCGCTGCTCGACAACTTCACCTGTTTACGCAAGAGGAAAACCATATTCACAA TTGTCTGCTGTATCATTGGCCTCCTGATTGGGTTGATCTTCGTTCAGCGATCTGGATCCTATTTCGTCTCCATGTTTGATGACTATTCGGCCACTTTGCCTCTCATTATTGTTGTGATATTTGAAAATGTGGCTGTGGCCTGGGTGTACGGGACAGACAG GTTTATGGATGACATTCAAGTAATGTTAGGATACCGTCCTTGCGGGTTATACAAGTATATGTGGCAGTACTTCAGCATCCTGGCTATGATTGGTCTCCTACTTGCCAGCCTGATTAGAATGTGTATTGCACACCCCACATACCAGGCCTGGAACATGGAGGAG GCAGCTGAAGAAAAGCTGGAGTATCCACCATGGGCTCTGGCCATGCTGATCAGCTTAATCGTATTGGCTGCCTTTCCCATCCCAGCAGTATTCCTGAAGCAAACAATGCAAGACTGGTTACAGAATCGGAGATCAAAGGCTTACGGACAGTGTGAATACAGTCAGGGATGTACGGTTGATGAAGTGCTGGAGCCCATCGAAGACGGCATTCCAAGGCGCCCAAATGGCTACCTACATGTGGAGATGGAAGATCTTGCTGAGAGCGGCAAACTGCTTACCGATGAGGAGGACAATGACAATGTAGCGGCCTAA